In one window of Camelina sativa cultivar DH55 chromosome 15, Cs, whole genome shotgun sequence DNA:
- the LOC104746848 gene encoding cyanate hydratase isoform X1: MEAAKKQSVTNKLLAVKAASGKTYTQLAEETGLTNVYVAQLLRRQAQLKPDTVQKLKDALPSLTDDLIGDMMSPPWRSYDPNLIQEPTIYRLNEAVMHFGESIKEIINEDFGDGIMSAIDFYCSVDKIKGVDGNNRVVVTLDGKYLSHSEQKTENMVSRLNLKGSTSE; encoded by the exons atggaagcgGCGAAGAAACAGAGTGTTACAAATAAGCTTCTCGCCGTGAAAGCAGCTTCCGGCAAGACTTATACCCAATTAGCGGAGGAGACTGGTCTCACCAACGTCTACGTAGCTCAGCTTCTCCGTCGTCAAGCCCAGCTCAAACCCGATACAGTCCAGAAGCTCAAGGATGCTTTGCCATCTCTGACTGATGACCTCATCGGAGATATGATGTCTCCGCCGTGGAGATCCTATGATCCTAATCTCATCCAAGAACCAACCATCTACAG gttGAATGAAGCAGTGATGCATTTTGGTGAGAGTATTAAGGAAATTATCAATGAAGATTTTGGTGACGGCAT CATGTCGGCGATAGACTTCTATTGTTCTGTGGACAAAATTAAAGGAGTAGATGGTAACAATCGTGTGGTCGTGACACTTGATGGGAAGTATCTTTCACATTCCGAACAG AAGACGGAGAATATGGTTTCAAGGCTTAATCTCAAGGGAAGTACAAGCGAATGA
- the LOC104746848 gene encoding cyanate hydratase isoform X2: protein MEAAKKQSVTNKLLAVKAASGKTYTQLAEETGLTNVYVAQLLRRQAQLKPDTVQKLKDALPSLTDDLIGDMMSPPWRSYDPNLIQEPTIYRLNEAVMHFGESIKEIINEDFGDGIMSAIDFYCSVDKIKGVDGNNRVVVTLDGKYLSHSEQTENMVSRLNLKGSTSE, encoded by the exons atggaagcgGCGAAGAAACAGAGTGTTACAAATAAGCTTCTCGCCGTGAAAGCAGCTTCCGGCAAGACTTATACCCAATTAGCGGAGGAGACTGGTCTCACCAACGTCTACGTAGCTCAGCTTCTCCGTCGTCAAGCCCAGCTCAAACCCGATACAGTCCAGAAGCTCAAGGATGCTTTGCCATCTCTGACTGATGACCTCATCGGAGATATGATGTCTCCGCCGTGGAGATCCTATGATCCTAATCTCATCCAAGAACCAACCATCTACAG gttGAATGAAGCAGTGATGCATTTTGGTGAGAGTATTAAGGAAATTATCAATGAAGATTTTGGTGACGGCAT CATGTCGGCGATAGACTTCTATTGTTCTGTGGACAAAATTAAAGGAGTAGATGGTAACAATCGTGTGGTCGTGACACTTGATGGGAAGTATCTTTCACATTCCGAACAG ACGGAGAATATGGTTTCAAGGCTTAATCTCAAGGGAAGTACAAGCGAATGA